A portion of the Blastochloris tepida genome contains these proteins:
- a CDS encoding cell division protein FtsQ/DivIB, producing MASAAPRQAAPAGGPGPLAAAIHGIARRVARLPLPRGAGIYGTFALFLGAGIYGSVVGGHVPAIITAVHDAADAGARAAGFGLNTVTISGRKYLSEAEIRQAAGIGPGTSLLFLDAVAAREGLLAVPWIAEAQVRKLYPDRVDIEIVEREAFAFWQLKGKVQVIAEDGTVIAPVELAPRPDLPLVVGVGADKRAKGIVKLLAKFPDIAAQTRAAVLVAERRWNLRMKNGIDVRLPETDPAGALAQLAVLDREKKLLSRDVAAIDLRLPDRITVRLSDDAAKAREEAMKPKSKRKGADT from the coding sequence GTGGCCTCTGCCGCGCCGCGTCAGGCGGCGCCGGCTGGCGGCCCGGGGCCGCTTGCTGCGGCCATCCACGGCATTGCCCGCCGGGTGGCGCGGCTGCCGCTGCCGCGCGGCGCCGGTATCTATGGCACCTTCGCGCTGTTTCTCGGCGCCGGCATCTATGGCAGCGTCGTCGGCGGCCACGTGCCGGCCATCATCACCGCAGTGCACGACGCCGCCGACGCCGGCGCGCGGGCCGCGGGCTTCGGCCTCAACACCGTCACCATTTCCGGTCGCAAGTATCTCTCTGAGGCCGAGATCCGGCAGGCCGCCGGCATCGGGCCCGGCACCTCGCTGCTGTTCCTCGACGCGGTCGCCGCCCGCGAGGGCCTGCTGGCGGTGCCGTGGATCGCCGAGGCGCAGGTCCGCAAGCTCTATCCCGACCGCGTCGACATCGAGATCGTCGAGCGCGAGGCGTTCGCGTTCTGGCAGCTCAAGGGCAAGGTGCAGGTGATCGCCGAGGACGGAACCGTGATTGCGCCGGTCGAGCTCGCGCCGCGTCCCGATCTGCCGCTGGTGGTCGGTGTCGGTGCCGACAAGCGGGCGAAGGGGATCGTCAAGCTGCTCGCCAAATTCCCCGATATCGCCGCCCAGACCCGGGCCGCGGTGCTGGTGGCCGAGCGGCGCTGGAACCTGCGCATGAAGAACGGCATCGACGTGCGCCTGCCCGAGACCGATCCGGCCGGCGCGCTGGCTCAGCTTGCGGTGCTCGACCGCGAGAAGAAACTGCTCAGCCGCGACGTGGCGGCGATCGACCTCCGGCTGCCCGACCGCATCACCGTCCGGCTCTCCGACGACGCCGCCAAGGCGCGCGAGGAGGCGATGAAGCCCAAATCCAAACGCAAGGGAGCGGACACGTGA
- the mraY gene encoding phospho-N-acetylmuramoyl-pentapeptide-transferase: MLTWLVELSGTVSAFNVFRYITFRTGGAMLTALLFVFLFGPTIIAALRIRQGKGQPIREDGPKSHILSKKGTPTMGGLMILSGLLVSTLLWANPANPYVWVVLFVTVGFGLVGFYDDYLKVTKQTHMGYSGKARLAIEAAIAGVAVLALMYVAKGPLATSISFPFVKDVLINIGWVFLIFGTFVIIGAGNAVNLTDGLDGLAIVPVMIAAATFGLIAYLSGNVIFADYLQIQHVPGTGELAVIMGAVVGAGLGFLWFNAPPAQIFMGDTGSLALGGLLGTVAVATKHEIVLAVVGGLFVLEALSVIIQVTSFKLIGKRVFKMAPIHHHFEQLGWTEPQIVIRFWIISVVLALAGLATLKLR; this comes from the coding sequence ATGCTCACGTGGTTGGTCGAGCTCTCGGGCACCGTGTCCGCCTTCAACGTCTTCCGCTACATCACCTTCCGCACCGGCGGCGCGATGCTGACGGCGCTGCTGTTCGTGTTCCTGTTCGGGCCGACCATCATCGCCGCGCTGCGCATCCGCCAGGGCAAGGGCCAGCCGATCCGCGAGGACGGGCCGAAGTCGCACATCCTGTCCAAGAAGGGCACGCCCACCATGGGCGGGCTGATGATCCTGTCGGGCCTGCTGGTGTCGACGCTGCTGTGGGCCAATCCCGCCAACCCCTATGTGTGGGTGGTGCTGTTCGTCACCGTCGGCTTCGGGCTGGTCGGCTTCTATGACGACTATCTCAAGGTGACCAAGCAGACCCACATGGGCTATTCGGGCAAGGCGCGGCTTGCCATCGAGGCGGCGATCGCCGGCGTTGCGGTGCTGGCGCTGATGTACGTGGCCAAGGGGCCGCTCGCCACCTCGATCTCGTTTCCCTTCGTCAAGGACGTGCTGATCAATATCGGCTGGGTTTTCCTGATCTTCGGCACCTTCGTCATCATCGGCGCCGGCAATGCGGTGAACCTCACCGATGGGCTCGACGGGCTCGCCATCGTGCCGGTGATGATCGCCGCCGCCACCTTCGGCCTGATCGCCTATCTCTCCGGCAACGTCATCTTCGCCGACTACCTGCAGATCCAGCACGTGCCGGGCACCGGCGAGCTGGCGGTGATCATGGGGGCGGTGGTCGGCGCCGGGCTGGGCTTCCTGTGGTTCAACGCTCCCCCGGCGCAGATCTTCATGGGCGACACCGGCTCGCTGGCGCTCGGCGGCCTGCTCGGCACCGTTGCGGTCGCCACCAAGCACGAGATCGTGCTGGCGGTGGTCGGCGGCCTGTTCGTGCTGGAGGCGCTCAGCGTCATCATCCAGGTGACGAGCTTCAAGCTGATCGGCAAGCGCGTGTTCAAGATGGCGCCGATCCACCATCATTTCGAGCAGCTCGGCTGGACCGAGCCGCAGATCGTGATCCGCTTCTGGATCATCTCGGTGGTGCTGGCGCTGGCCGGCCTCGCCACGCTGAAGCTGCGCTGA
- a CDS encoding PIN domain-containing protein: MRFLDTNILLYSISRAPAETRKRQIAEAILESDDLALSVQVLQEFYVQATRTSRADRLPHELAVTFIHSWLRFPVQETTLQVLASALDIRARHGLSYWDAAIVAAASASGCQELLSEDLSHGERLAGVTIINPFRD; encoded by the coding sequence ATGCGGTTCCTCGACACGAACATCCTGCTCTATTCGATCAGTCGTGCGCCTGCCGAAACGCGCAAACGGCAAATCGCCGAGGCGATCCTCGAAAGCGACGATCTCGCACTGTCGGTCCAGGTTCTGCAGGAATTCTACGTCCAGGCGACCCGGACCAGCCGGGCTGACCGTTTGCCTCACGAGCTTGCGGTCACCTTCATCCACAGTTGGCTGCGCTTCCCGGTGCAGGAGACCACGCTCCAGGTTCTGGCGTCCGCACTCGACATCCGCGCGCGGCACGGCCTGTCGTACTGGGACGCGGCAATTGTCGCGGCGGCCTCGGCGTCGGGTTGCCAGGAGCTTCTCAGCGAGGACCTGTCGCACGGCGAACGCCTCGCGGGTGTGACGATCATCAACCCGTTTCGGGATTGA
- the ftsW gene encoding putative lipid II flippase FtsW, which produces MVSRREKTRFGEWWWSVDRITLFAIGALIVIGVVLSLAASPAVAHRLGLEPFHFVNRQAFYLVPAIAVMIGTSLLSPRDLRRLCVVIFAVSVVMVFATLVFGAEIKGARRWLVIAGINIQPSEMLKPAFVVLAAWLFAESTRRSDVPALPLAFALLGVSVVPLAAQPDIGQTVLVVTVWCALFFLAGLQWIWMVGLGGVAVTGLMAAYTLVPHVTKRVDKFLNPDAAHDGFQIETALGSFASGGWFGRGPGEGTVKRILPDSHADFIFAVAAEEFGSILCIAIVGLFALVVLRSLVLALRDEDPFTRFATAGLALLFGMQAAINMSVNLHLIPAKGMTLPFISYGGSSLISLAFGVGMLLAFTRRRPRAEIAAEAESALRLAEQPR; this is translated from the coding sequence ATGGTGTCGAGACGCGAGAAGACGAGGTTCGGCGAGTGGTGGTGGAGCGTGGACCGCATCACGCTGTTCGCCATCGGCGCGCTCATCGTGATCGGCGTCGTGCTGTCGCTGGCGGCAAGCCCCGCGGTGGCCCACCGGCTCGGGCTCGAACCGTTCCACTTCGTCAACCGCCAAGCCTTCTATCTGGTGCCGGCGATTGCGGTGATGATCGGCACCTCGCTTCTGAGCCCGCGCGACCTGCGCCGGCTGTGCGTGGTGATCTTCGCCGTCAGCGTGGTGATGGTGTTCGCCACGCTGGTGTTCGGCGCCGAGATCAAGGGCGCGCGCCGCTGGCTGGTGATTGCCGGCATCAACATCCAGCCCTCCGAGATGCTGAAGCCGGCCTTCGTGGTGCTGGCGGCGTGGCTGTTCGCCGAATCGACGCGGCGCAGCGATGTGCCGGCGCTGCCCCTCGCCTTCGCGCTGCTCGGCGTCAGCGTGGTGCCGCTGGCGGCGCAGCCCGATATCGGCCAGACCGTGCTGGTGGTGACGGTGTGGTGCGCGCTGTTCTTCCTCGCCGGCCTGCAATGGATCTGGATGGTCGGCCTCGGCGGCGTCGCGGTGACAGGCCTGATGGCCGCCTACACGCTGGTGCCGCACGTCACCAAGCGCGTCGACAAGTTCCTCAATCCCGACGCCGCCCATGACGGCTTCCAGATCGAGACCGCGCTCGGCAGCTTCGCCTCGGGCGGCTGGTTCGGCCGCGGGCCGGGCGAGGGCACGGTCAAGCGCATCCTGCCGGACAGCCACGCCGACTTCATCTTCGCGGTGGCGGCGGAGGAGTTCGGCTCCATCCTGTGCATCGCCATCGTCGGGCTGTTCGCGCTGGTGGTGCTGCGCTCGCTGGTGCTGGCGCTGCGCGACGAGGACCCCTTCACCCGCTTCGCCACGGCCGGGCTCGCGCTCTTGTTCGGCATGCAGGCGGCGATCAACATGTCGGTGAACCTGCATCTGATTCCGGCCAAGGGCATGACGCTTCCCTTCATCTCCTATGGCGGCTCGTCGCTGATCTCGCTGGCCTTCGGCGTCGGCATGCTGCTCGCCTTCACCCGCCGGCGGCCCCGCGCGGAAATCGCGGCCGAGGCCGAGTCGGCCCTGCGGCTGGCGGAGCAGCCGCGGTGA
- the murG gene encoding undecaprenyldiphospho-muramoylpentapeptide beta-N-acetylglucosaminyltransferase, whose protein sequence is MSAPLVLLAAGGTGGHLFPAEALANELARRGAVVDLVTDARAAAYAGAFPARARHVVPADTIRGRDPASLARFGLAMAQGLYAGWRLMRQIRPDVVVGFGGYPTVPPLWAASLARIPTVIHEQNAVPGRANRLLAPRASRIATGFPDVFAGSPALAAKAVFTGNPTRPAVIAASGSRYDAPVPGGRLRLLVFGGSQGARVMSEVVPTAISLLPAELRARLDLVQQARAEDLDAVTAAYGALGVAAEVAPFFSDLPARMASAHLVVSRAGASTVAELAVIGRPAILVPLPGALDQDQLANARSLAEAGAALLVPQSDFTPERLADLVAGLAREPARLAGMASAAAAQGRPDASARLADLVLAAVRQARPE, encoded by the coding sequence GTGAGCGCCCCGCTGGTCCTGCTCGCGGCCGGCGGCACCGGCGGCCATCTGTTCCCGGCCGAGGCGCTGGCGAACGAGCTTGCCCGCCGCGGCGCCGTGGTCGATCTCGTCACCGACGCCCGCGCCGCCGCCTATGCCGGCGCGTTTCCCGCCCGCGCCCGCCACGTGGTGCCGGCCGATACCATACGTGGCCGCGACCCGGCCTCGCTCGCCCGCTTCGGCCTCGCCATGGCGCAGGGCCTTTATGCCGGGTGGCGGCTGATGCGGCAGATCAGGCCCGACGTGGTGGTGGGCTTCGGTGGCTACCCGACCGTGCCGCCGCTGTGGGCGGCGAGCCTTGCCCGCATCCCCACCGTCATCCATGAGCAGAACGCCGTGCCCGGCCGCGCCAACCGTCTTCTGGCACCGCGGGCGAGCCGCATCGCCACCGGCTTTCCCGACGTGTTCGCAGGCTCCCCGGCGCTTGCCGCCAAGGCCGTCTTCACCGGCAATCCCACCCGCCCGGCGGTGATCGCCGCCTCGGGCAGCCGCTATGACGCGCCGGTGCCGGGCGGCCGCTTGCGCCTTCTGGTGTTCGGCGGCAGCCAGGGCGCGCGGGTGATGAGCGAGGTCGTGCCGACCGCCATCTCGCTGTTGCCGGCGGAGCTGCGCGCCCGGCTCGATCTCGTGCAGCAGGCGCGCGCCGAGGACCTCGATGCCGTAACGGCAGCCTATGGCGCGCTCGGCGTTGCGGCCGAGGTGGCGCCGTTCTTCTCCGATTTGCCGGCGCGCATGGCATCGGCGCACCTCGTGGTGTCGCGGGCCGGCGCCTCGACCGTCGCTGAGCTGGCGGTGATCGGCCGCCCGGCGATCCTGGTGCCGCTGCCCGGCGCGCTAGACCAGGACCAGCTCGCCAATGCCCGCTCGCTGGCCGAGGCCGGCGCCGCCCTGCTGGTGCCGCAATCGGACTTCACCCCCGAGCGGCTTGCTGATCTTGTGGCCGGGCTGGCGCGCGAGCCGGCCCGCCTTGCCGGCATGGCCTCGGCCGCCGCCGCCCAGGGGCGGCCGGACGCGAGCGCCCGCCTTGCCGACCTCGTGCTTGCCGCCGTCCGGCAGGCCAGACCGGAGTGA
- a CDS encoding UDP-N-acetylmuramoyl-L-alanyl-D-glutamate--2,6-diaminopimelate ligase: MTTLADLFAADLPPGHRAAGLKVSGLAADSRKVPPGSAFVAVPGTNADGLAYAPAAVAKGAVAVIAAQAPPGDLGVPVIVVADVRGALARAAARLYPRQPATQVAVTGTSGKTSVAAFTRQIWTALGHKAASVGTIGVVAPSGAGYGSLTTPDPLTLHATLDRLAGEGVTHLAIEASSHGLDQRRLDGMRFAAGAFLNLSRDHLDYHLTLDAYFASKLRLFEALLPPGAGVVVDADLPEADRVRAVARPRGLRVFSIGRGGAGIRLVSAAVEGFAQRLEVETGGRFYSVRLPLAGAFQVANALAAAGLAIVTGSEPASVFAALEHLEGAKGRLEKVAEVDGALVFVDYAHKPDGLEKVLLTLRPYAAGRLVVLFGAGGDRDPGKRRMMGEVAARLADHVIVTDDNPRSEDPALIRRAILEGAPGAEEIAGRHAAIAQAVAALRPGDVLVVAGKGHETGQIVGDRVLPFSDHDEVAAAVAARGG; encoded by the coding sequence ATGACCACGCTCGCCGACCTGTTCGCCGCCGACCTGCCGCCCGGCCATCGCGCCGCCGGCCTCAAGGTCTCGGGGCTTGCCGCCGACAGCCGCAAGGTGCCGCCCGGCAGTGCCTTCGTCGCCGTGCCGGGCACCAATGCCGACGGCCTCGCCTATGCGCCGGCCGCGGTCGCCAAGGGGGCGGTGGCGGTGATCGCGGCGCAGGCGCCGCCCGGCGATCTCGGCGTGCCGGTGATCGTGGTTGCGGACGTGCGTGGCGCGCTGGCGCGGGCGGCGGCGCGGCTCTATCCGCGCCAGCCGGCGACCCAGGTGGCGGTGACCGGCACCAGCGGCAAGACCTCGGTGGCCGCATTTACCCGCCAGATCTGGACGGCGCTCGGCCACAAGGCGGCCAGCGTCGGCACCATCGGCGTGGTGGCGCCCTCAGGCGCCGGCTATGGCTCGCTGACCACGCCCGATCCGCTGACGCTGCATGCCACGCTCGACCGGCTGGCCGGCGAGGGGGTGACGCACCTCGCCATCGAGGCGTCCTCGCACGGGCTCGACCAGCGCCGGCTCGACGGCATGCGGTTCGCGGCAGGCGCCTTCCTCAACCTGTCGCGCGACCATCTCGACTATCATTTGACGCTCGACGCCTATTTCGCCTCCAAGCTGCGGCTGTTCGAGGCGCTGCTGCCGCCGGGCGCCGGCGTGGTGGTGGATGCCGACCTGCCGGAGGCCGACCGGGTGCGGGCGGTGGCGCGGCCGCGCGGCCTGCGCGTGTTCTCGATCGGCCGGGGCGGCGCCGGCATCCGGCTGGTGTCGGCCGCGGTCGAGGGCTTCGCCCAGCGGCTGGAGGTGGAGACCGGCGGCCGGTTCTATTCGGTTCGGCTGCCGCTGGCTGGCGCGTTCCAGGTGGCCAATGCGCTGGCGGCGGCGGGGCTCGCCATCGTCACCGGCTCGGAGCCGGCTTCGGTGTTCGCGGCGCTGGAGCATCTCGAAGGCGCCAAGGGCCGGCTGGAAAAGGTGGCGGAGGTCGATGGCGCGCTGGTGTTCGTCGACTACGCCCACAAGCCGGACGGGCTGGAGAAGGTGCTCTTGACGCTGCGTCCCTATGCCGCCGGCCGGCTGGTCGTGCTGTTCGGAGCGGGCGGCGACCGCGATCCCGGCAAGCGGCGGATGATGGGCGAGGTGGCCGCACGGCTGGCCGACCACGTCATCGTCACCGACGACAATCCGCGGAGCGAGGATCCGGCCTTGATCCGCCGGGCGATCCTGGAGGGCGCGCCGGGGGCGGAGGAGATCGCCGGCCGGCACGCGGCGATTGCTCAGGCGGTGGCCGCGCTCAGGCCCGGCGACGTGCTGGTGGTGGCCGGCAAGGGCCACGAGACCGGCCAGATCGTCGGCGACCGGGTGCTGCCGTTCTCCGACCATGACGAGGTCGCTGCGGCCGTAGCCGCACGCGGCGGTTGA
- the murD gene encoding UDP-N-acetylmuramoyl-L-alanine--D-glutamate ligase has protein sequence MIPVTSFKDRAVAVFGLGASGLATAEALKAGGAQPILDDDGEARRAEAAARGFDVRSLREVDWSGIAALVLSPGVPLTHPAPHWSVGLARNAAVEVIGDIELFVRERRRIYPTSPFVAITGTNGKSTTTALIAHILKLAGRDVQLGGNFGTAILSLEPPRSGRVHVVECSSFQIDLAPSLDPSCGVLLNLTPDHLDRHGTMEAYAAIKERLVAGVQHGGTAVVGVDDNLCQAIADRLERAGTHVVRVSVRRPLADGLYLDGNEIVLAQGGARRFSVGLAGIGSLRGVHNAQNAAAAFAAATACGLAPEIAAAALRSFPGLAHRMEEVGRSGNVLFINDSKATNADAAARALASFEDIYWIAGGKPKAGGITTLTGFFPRIAKAYLIGAAADEFAETLGGRVAHVMAGTLDEAVARAAADAAAEGRPHPVVLLSPACASYDQFRDFEERGQTFAALVRALIADAANSGTGN, from the coding sequence ATGATCCCCGTCACCTCATTCAAGGACCGCGCCGTCGCCGTGTTCGGGCTCGGCGCCTCGGGCCTCGCCACCGCCGAAGCGCTGAAGGCGGGCGGCGCCCAGCCGATCCTCGACGATGACGGCGAGGCGCGCCGCGCCGAGGCGGCCGCACGCGGCTTCGACGTCCGCTCCCTGCGCGAGGTCGATTGGAGCGGCATTGCCGCGCTGGTGCTGTCGCCCGGCGTGCCGCTCACCCATCCGGCGCCGCACTGGAGCGTCGGGCTCGCCCGCAATGCCGCGGTCGAGGTGATCGGCGACATCGAGCTGTTCGTGCGTGAGCGCCGCCGCATCTATCCGACCAGCCCGTTCGTCGCCATCACCGGCACCAACGGCAAGTCGACCACCACGGCGCTGATCGCCCACATTCTCAAGCTGGCCGGGCGCGACGTGCAGCTCGGCGGCAATTTCGGCACGGCCATCCTGTCGCTGGAGCCGCCGCGCTCGGGGCGGGTCCACGTCGTCGAGTGCTCGTCGTTCCAGATCGACCTTGCGCCCTCGCTCGATCCGTCCTGCGGCGTGCTGCTCAACCTGACGCCCGACCATCTCGACCGCCACGGCACCATGGAGGCCTATGCTGCGATCAAGGAGCGGCTTGTCGCCGGCGTCCAGCATGGCGGCACGGCGGTGGTCGGCGTCGACGACAATTTGTGCCAAGCCATCGCCGACCGGCTGGAGCGCGCCGGCACCCATGTGGTGCGCGTCTCGGTGCGCCGGCCCTTGGCCGACGGCCTCTATCTCGACGGCAACGAGATCGTGCTGGCCCAGGGTGGCGCCCGGCGCTTCTCGGTCGGGCTCGCCGGCATCGGCTCGCTGCGCGGCGTCCACAATGCCCAGAATGCGGCGGCCGCCTTCGCCGCGGCCACCGCCTGCGGCCTCGCGCCGGAGATCGCGGCGGCGGCCTTGCGCAGCTTTCCCGGCCTCGCTCACCGCATGGAGGAGGTCGGCCGCAGCGGCAACGTGCTGTTCATCAACGATTCCAAGGCCACCAACGCCGATGCCGCGGCGCGCGCGCTGGCCTCGTTCGAGGACATCTACTGGATTGCCGGCGGCAAACCCAAGGCCGGCGGCATCACCACGCTCACCGGCTTCTTCCCGCGCATCGCCAAGGCCTATCTGATCGGTGCCGCAGCGGACGAGTTCGCCGAGACGCTGGGCGGGCGGGTGGCGCATGTCATGGCCGGCACGCTCGATGAAGCGGTGGCACGGGCCGCGGCCGACGCCGCGGCCGAGGGGCGGCCACACCCGGTGGTGCTGCTGTCGCCGGCCTGCGCCTCCTACGACCAGTTCCGCGACTTCGAGGAGCGTGGCCAGACATTCGCGGCCCTGGTGCGGGCCCTGATCGCGGATGCCGCCAATTCGGGAACCGGCAATTAA
- the murB gene encoding UDP-N-acetylmuramate dehydrogenase yields MSFPDLVPDLARALPELRGRLVANQPMAELTWFRVGGPAQVMFTPLDADDLAYALAHLPRDLPVTVVGVGSNLIVRDGGIPGMVIRLTAKGFGAIESLGEGRLRVGAAALDKRVATAAAEAGLAGFEFLSGIPGTLGGALRMNAGAHGGEMKDIVREAYAVGPDGARLVLSLADLGFSYRRSAVADGVIFTGALLAGTPGDAAEIAARMAEIARHREEAQPIRARTGGSTFKNPPGTSAWKLIDAAGCRGLRVGGAQVSELHCNFLLNTGDASAADIETLGETVRRRVLETSGVTLDWEIKRIGIPL; encoded by the coding sequence ATGTCCTTCCCCGATCTCGTTCCCGATCTCGCCCGCGCGCTGCCCGAGCTGCGCGGGCGGCTGGTTGCCAACCAGCCGATGGCCGAGCTGACCTGGTTCCGGGTCGGCGGGCCGGCGCAGGTGATGTTCACCCCGCTCGATGCCGACGACCTCGCCTATGCGCTCGCGCACCTGCCCAGGGATTTGCCGGTCACCGTGGTCGGCGTCGGCTCCAATTTGATCGTGCGCGACGGCGGCATTCCCGGCATGGTGATCCGGCTGACGGCCAAGGGCTTCGGTGCCATCGAGAGTCTGGGCGAGGGACGGCTCCGGGTCGGTGCCGCGGCACTCGACAAGCGGGTGGCGACGGCTGCGGCCGAGGCCGGTCTCGCCGGCTTCGAGTTCCTGTCCGGCATCCCCGGCACCCTCGGCGGGGCGCTGCGCATGAATGCCGGCGCCCATGGCGGCGAGATGAAGGACATCGTGCGGGAGGCCTACGCCGTCGGGCCGGACGGGGCGCGCCTCGTCCTGAGCCTGGCCGATCTCGGCTTCTCCTACCGCAGGAGCGCGGTGGCCGACGGGGTGATCTTCACCGGCGCGCTGCTGGCCGGCACGCCAGGCGACGCGGCCGAAATCGCCGCGCGCATGGCCGAGATCGCCCGCCACCGCGAGGAGGCCCAGCCGATTCGGGCCCGCACCGGCGGCTCGACCTTCAAGAACCCGCCGGGCACCAGCGCCTGGAAGCTGATCGATGCGGCAGGCTGCCGCGGCCTGCGCGTCGGCGGCGCCCAGGTCTCGGAGCTCCACTGCAATTTTCTGCTCAACACCGGCGACGCCAGCGCCGCCGACATCGAGACGCTGGGCGAGACCGTGCGCCGAAGGGTGTTGGAGACCAGCGGCGTGACGCTGGACTGGGAGATCAAGCGGATCGGGATACCGCTTTAG
- the murC gene encoding UDP-N-acetylmuramate--L-alanine ligase: MKLPRQLGPIHFVGIGGIGMSGIAEVLVNLGYTVQGSDLAENANVKRLRDKGVKVAIGHAEANLGEAEVMVVSSAVKRDNPELVAARARRVPVVRRAEMLAELMRLKSCIAIAGTHGKTTTTSIVATLLDAANFDPTVINGGIINAYGTNARLGGGDWMVVEADESDGTFLKLPADIAIVTNVDPEHLDHFGTFEAVKDAFRDFVENVPFYGFAVMCIDHPTVQELVGRIEDRRVVTYGENPQADVRIFGIEPDGMQTHFSVQIRDRTGAVVKTLENLAMPVPGRHNALNATAAIAVAHELGISDDTIRSALAGFGGVKRRFTRTGEWNGVTVIDDYGHHPVEIAAVLRAARGAAKGQVVAVVQPHRYTRLQSLFEQFCTCFNDADTVIVAPVYAAGEAPIEGIDRDALVAGLRARGHRKVLPLEGAPQLAPLVAGLVQPGDYVICLGAGSISQWAYALPGELAATRTAAE, encoded by the coding sequence ATGAAACTTCCCCGCCAGCTCGGCCCGATCCATTTCGTCGGCATCGGCGGCATCGGCATGAGCGGCATTGCCGAGGTGCTGGTCAATCTCGGCTACACCGTGCAGGGCTCCGACCTCGCCGAGAACGCCAACGTCAAGCGGCTGCGCGACAAGGGCGTCAAGGTCGCCATCGGCCATGCGGAAGCCAATCTCGGCGAGGCCGAGGTGATGGTGGTGTCCTCCGCCGTCAAGCGCGACAACCCCGAGCTGGTTGCGGCGCGGGCGCGGCGCGTGCCGGTGGTCCGCCGCGCCGAGATGCTGGCCGAGCTGATGCGGCTCAAGAGCTGCATCGCCATTGCCGGCACCCACGGGAAGACGACGACCACCTCCATCGTGGCGACATTGCTCGACGCCGCCAATTTCGACCCCACCGTGATCAATGGCGGCATCATCAACGCCTACGGCACCAATGCGCGGCTCGGCGGCGGCGACTGGATGGTGGTGGAGGCGGACGAGAGCGACGGCACCTTCCTCAAGCTGCCGGCCGATATCGCCATCGTCACCAATGTCGACCCCGAGCACCTCGACCATTTCGGCACCTTCGAGGCGGTGAAGGATGCGTTCCGCGATTTCGTCGAGAACGTGCCGTTCTACGGCTTTGCGGTGATGTGCATCGACCACCCGACGGTGCAGGAACTGGTCGGCCGCATCGAGGACCGCCGCGTCGTCACCTATGGCGAGAACCCGCAGGCCGACGTGCGCATCTTCGGCATCGAGCCAGACGGCATGCAGACGCACTTCTCGGTGCAGATCCGCGACCGCACCGGCGCCGTGGTCAAGACGCTGGAAAATCTCGCAATGCCGGTGCCGGGCCGCCACAATGCGCTGAACGCCACGGCGGCGATTGCGGTGGCGCACGAGCTCGGCATATCCGACGACACCATCCGCAGCGCGCTCGCCGGCTTCGGCGGCGTCAAGCGGCGCTTCACCCGCACCGGCGAGTGGAACGGCGTCACGGTGATCGACGATTACGGCCACCACCCGGTGGAGATCGCCGCCGTGCTGCGCGCCGCGCGCGGCGCCGCCAAGGGGCAGGTGGTGGCCGTGGTGCAGCCGCACCGCTATACCCGCCTGCAGTCGCTGTTCGAGCAGTTCTGCACCTGCTTCAACGATGCCGATACGGTGATCGTGGCCCCAGTCTATGCGGCCGGCGAGGCGCCCATCGAGGGCATCGACCGCGATGCGCTGGTGGCGGGCCTTAGGGCGCGCGGCCATCGCAAGGTGCTGCCGCTGGAGGGCGCGCCGCAGCTTGCGCCGCTGGTGGCGGGGCTGGTGCAGCCGGGCGACTATGTCATCTGCCTCGGCGCCGGCTCGATCTCGCAATGGGCCTACGCGCTGCCGGGGGAGCTTGCCGCGACGCGCACCGCCGCGGAGTAG